The following are from one region of the Aquila chrysaetos chrysaetos chromosome 23, bAquChr1.4, whole genome shotgun sequence genome:
- the CHST7 gene encoding carbohydrate sulfotransferase 7 yields the protein MKGRRRWRWRGEHRRFAAVLVLYTLLLLLLVPYALDYGAGRGRADEEPLLRRCPSLEEALSEWGWEQRQPPLDEDEEEEEGGGGGGTAGAAGNGSAAAAGKRHIYLHATWRTGSSFLGELFNQHPDVFYLYEPMWHLWQALYPGDALSLQGALRDMLRALFRCDFSVLRLYAAPPGPRDPLAPAPPAAANLTTAGIFGWRTNKVICSPPLCPAAPRPRREIGLVDGAACEETCPPRALRELEAECRKYPVVVIKDVRLLELGALLPLLREPGLNLRVVQLFRDPRAVHNSRLKARQALLRESIQVLRSRHRAEPRGPPRHPQQQPPPPQQLLLPPGLLGGGRAPQPQHRAEFFLGGALEVICQAWLRDLLLARRAPAWLRRRYTQLRYEDLVREPRAQLRRLLRFAGLPVPPALEAFVLNMTRGAAYSSDRPFLISARDAREAIHAWRERLSRQQVRQVEAACGEAMSLLAYPLSGGDAR from the coding sequence ATGAAGGGCCGCcggcggtggcggtggcggggggagCACCGCCGCTTCGCCGCGGTGCTGGTGCTGTacacgctgctgctgctcctgctggtgCCCTACGCGCTGGACTacggggccgggcgggggcgggcggacGAGGAGCCGCTGCTGCGGCGCTGCCCCAGCCTGGAGGAGGCGCTGAGcgagtggggctgggagcagcggCAGCCGCCGCTGGacgaggacgaggaggaggaggagggcggcggcggcggcggcacggccggcgcggcggggaacggcagcgcggcggcggcggggaagcGGCACATCTACCTGCACGCTACCTGGCGCACGGGCTCCTCCTTCCTGGGGGAGCTCTTCAACCAGCACCCCGACGTCTTCTACCTCTACGAGCCCATGTGGCACCTGTGGCAGGCCCTCTACCCGGGGGACGCGCTGAGCCTGCAGGGCGCCCTCCGCGACATGCTGCGCGCCCTCTTCCGATGCGACTTCTCGGTCCTGCGCCTCTACGCCGCCCCGCCCGGGCCCCGCGACCCGCtggcccccgccccgcccgccgccgccaaCCTCACCACGGCCGGCATCTTCGGCTGGCGGACCAACAAGGTGATCTGCTCGCCGCCGCtctgccccgccgccccgcggccccgccgggaGATCGGCCTCGTCGACGGCGCCGCCTGCGAGGAGACGTGCCCGCCGCGGGCGCTGCGGGAGCTGGAGGCCGAGTGCCGCAAGTACCCGGTGGTGGTCATCAAGGACGTgcggctgctggagctgggcgccctgctgccgctgctgcggGAGCCCGGCCTCAACCTGCGGGTGGTGCAGCTCTTCCGCGACCCCCGCGCCGTCCACAACTCCCGCCTGAAGGCCAGGCAGGCGCTGCTGCGGGAGAGCATCCAGGTGCTGCGCAGCCGCCACCGCGCCGAGCCGCGGGGGCCGCCCCGCCacccgcagcagcagccgccgccgccgcagcagctcctgctgccgcCCGGCCTGctgggcggcgggcgggcgccgcAGCCGCAGCACCGCGCCGAGTTCTTCCTCGGCGGCGCCCTGGAGGTCATCTGCCAGGCCTGGCTCCGCGACCTGCTCCTggcccgccgcgccccggccTGGCTCCGCCGCCGCTACACGCAGCTGCGCTACGAGGACCTGGTGCGGGAGCCCCGCGCCCAGCTGCGCCGCCTGCTGCGCTTCGCCGGGCTGCCCGTGCCGCCCGCGCTGGAGGCCTTCGTGCTCAACATGACCCGCGGCGCCGCCTACTCCTCCGACCGGCCCTTCCTCATCTCCGCCCGCGACGCGCGGGAGGCCATCCACGCCTGGCGGGAGCGCCTCAGCCGCCAGCAGGTGCGGCAGGTGGAGGCGGCCTGCGGCGAGGCCATGAGCCTCCTCGCCTACCCCCTCAGCGGCGGCGACGCCCGGTAG